Within the Actinomycetota bacterium genome, the region CGAGCTGCCCCGGTTCACGCTGATCGGCGCGACCACCCGGACCGGCCTGCTGACCTCACCCCTGCGGGACCGCTTCGGCTTCATCGGCCGGCTCGACTACTACGAGACCCCAGAATTGCTCCACATCATCAAACGTTCGGCGAGCCTTCTGGAACTTCAGATCGCGCACGACGCGGCGGTCGAGATCGCCGGGCGATCCCGGGGAACCCCCCGGATCGCCAACCGGCTGCTCCGGCGGGTCCGCGACTACGCCCAGGTCCGGGCCGACGGCCAGATCGACGTAGAGGTGGCGAAAGACGCCCTGTCGCTGTTTGAGATTGACGGCGTGGGGTTAGACAAGGTGGACATGGCAATCCTGACTGCGCTCATCCAGCGCTTCCGGGGAAAGCCGGTCGGCTTGAGCACACTGGCCGTTGCGGTGGGGGAGGAACCGAACACCCTCGAGGAGGTGTACGAGCCATTTCTGCTTCGCAAGGGATTCATCGTGAGAACGCCCCGAGGACGCCAGGCCACGGCGCCGGCGTACGAGCACATGGGCTACCTGGAGAGCGCCGACCGGCTCCTGTAACGGAGACCGGCTGATGGAAACCTCCGGGGTCGGGCGCATCCTGCTGATCGTCGGCGTCATTGCCCTGGTCGCGGGCGGCATCTTCCTCCTTCTCGGCAAGATGGGCCTGGGTTCGATGCCCGGAGACATGCAGTGGGGCAAGGGGAACGTGCGCTTCTACTTCCCGCTGGGGACGAGCATCGTCCTGTCCATAATCCTGACCGTGTTGCTGAACCTGTTCCTCAGGCGTTAGTCGTTCAGGTAGCCGTCGCCGGGTGAGCCGGGGCTCATGACTTCCTGGTCCGAGATTATGTGGACCGCCTCTTCCTCGGCGGTTCGAGCCGTTCCCGGTTCGTCCGCCTGGAAAGCGACCTCCTCGGCGGTCTCGTCCAGCTCGTCGACTTCCGACTCGGGCGACATCAGCTTGCCGGCATCCTCGGGGTCGGCTTGTACCGCCTCGGGCTGTTCCTGGAGTAGCCGTTCGTCGAGCGTCTCTCCTTCACGTTCTTCGGTAGCGGTGGTGCGTCCCAAAGTTACCTGCAGGGAGTCTCCGGGCAGCGGAAATGCGTCGTCGGCGTTGTCCCCGGGCACACCGGGGGGCGGGCCGTCCACGGTTTCGGGGATGCCCTGGTAATCGGGTGAGAGGTCTGGGGGGAGCCCCAGTTCGGATTCATTCATTGTCGATTGCTACCCAGCACCGAGGCCGGGCCAAACTAAGGCGAGTATCCTCGAACCGATGGCCATGAATGGTGTGACCGAGCAGTACACGTCCGGCAACCTGCTGGAGCGGGTGTTTGAGGGCCTGCGCGCGGTCGGGAAAGACCCCGACAATCTCACGGTGGGGGACCTCGCTCCCGTCGACCACTTCCACACGCTGGGCGCCTCCGCTACCACCGGCCTCGCCGACGCAGCGGGCCTGAAGGAGGGCGACGAAGTCCTGGACGCCGGCTGCGGCTTGGGCGGGCCGGCCCGGACCTTGGCCGAGACCTACGGCTGCCGGGTTACCGGGATCGACCTCACGCCCGAGTTCTGCGAAGCCGCAGCAGAGCTCAACCGGCGGGTCGGCCTGGACGACAAGATCGTGATCCAGCAGGCCAACGCCCTCGCTCTGCCGTTCGGCGACGACACGTTCGACGTGGTCTGGACCATGCACGTCTCGATGAACATCGAAGACAAAGCGGAGCTCTATGACCAGTTCGCCCGGGTGCTGAAGCCCGCAGGCAAGTTGGCGTTCTTCGATCTGATCGCGGGCGAGGGGGATCTGCACTTCCCGGTTCCCTGGGCAAACGACCCGGCGATCAACCACCTGGTCGACGAAGACGAGCTACGGTTGCTGCTGAGCACTGCCGGGTTCCACGCCGAGATGTGGGAGGACCTGACCGCCGAGGGCGCCGACTTCTTCCGCAGCCAGGTCCCCTCCCCGTTGGGCGTGCAGCTGCTGGGCACGGACATGAAGCCGAAGTTGATGAACCTGGCCCGCAACCTGGCCGAGGGCCGGGTCCGGGCGATCAGATCGGTCTGCAGCTACCCCGGTTAGACGATCTCCAGGTTCGGGTCGACGTCCTCGGGCTCGGGGTATTGCGGGTCCATCTTCTCCAACGTTTCGGCGATAACTTTGCCGACCGCCCAGTTCCGGTACCACTTGCGGTCGGCGGGGATCACGTACCAGGGGGCCATTTCGGTAGAGGTCTTTTCGATCGCCTCTTGGTAAGCCCGCTGGTAGTCGTCCCACAGCGCCCGCTCCACGAGGTCGCCGGAGTTGAACTTCCAGCGCTTCGTCGGGTCGTCCAGACGCGCCTGCAGGCGCTTGGCCTGCTCCTCCTTCGACATGTGCAGGAAAAACTTGATGACCGTTGTCGAGCTTTGGACCAGCTGTTCCTCGAAGTGGTTGATCAGCTCGTAGCGGGACCGCCAGACGCTTTCGGGAACCAGGTTCTTAACCCGTACGACCAGCACGTCCTCGTAGTGCGACCGGTTGAAGACGCCGATCTCACCCTTTGCCGGAGTCGCCTGGTGGATTCGCCACAAAAAGTCGTGGGCCAGCTCAATTGAGGTGGGGGTCTTGAAAGACGTGACGTGCACCCCCTGCGGGTTGACCCCGGAGAATACCGCCCGGATGGTCCCGTCCTTACCGGCGGTGTCCATCGCCTGGAGCACCACCAGCAGGCTCTGGCCCTGCTCGGCCCACAGGCGCTCCTGGTAGGAGGAGATCTTCTCGACAAGGTCATTCAGCGCGTCTTCGGTGACCGACTTGTCGCCCGGCGCACCCTCTTTGGTGTGCGTCGGCAGGTCGCTCAGCGAGACGGTGCTACCCGGGGTTATCTTCCAATCGGTCATGCGGCATGCTTACCCAGGTCCGGCACTTGTTAGGCTGAAAACAACGCGACGTTAAGGAGCCGTGATGGATCCCGGAAGTCTTTTGATGCTGGTGGTCGTAATGATCATCTTCTACTTCGTGCTGGTCAGGCCGCAGAAGAAGCGGGCGACCGAGCATGCAGCGCTGCTTTCGACACTCGCCCCCGGCGACGAGGTGGTCACCATCGGGGGCGCCTACGGTTACGTGAACCGGGTGGAGGACGACATGGTGTTCCTCGAGGTCTCGGAAGGGATTGAGATCCGCTTCAACAAGACGGCCATCAGCCGGAAGGTCGACTCGACCATCGAGCCGGACGAAGAGGTGGTCGAGGAGCTGGAGACCACCGTCGAAGCCCCCGAGCCTGACGGCAACCTGCCGCCCAGCCCTTGAGCGAACAGACGCAGACGCCTCCCGACGTGGAGGCCTGGACCGACCGGATTCGCAGCATCCCCAACTTCCCGCAGCCGGGCGTCGACTTCAAGGACATCACCCCGCTGCTCGCCGACGGGCCGGCCTTCGGTGAGGTCGTCGATGCGATTGCCGGCCTCTACGCCGACCGGGTAGACAAGGTCTGCGGCATCGAAGCCCGGGGGTTCATCCTGGCGGCCCCGGTTGCCTACCGCCTGGGGGTGGGGTTCGTCCCCATCCGCAAGCACGGCAAGCTGCCCTACACGGCGGAGGCCGCATCGTACGAGCTGGAGTACTCCGAGGCGGTGATCGAGATCCACTGCGATGCGCTGAAGGCGGGGGAGCGGGTGCTGATCGTCGACGACGTCCTGGCGACCGGCGGCACCGCAAGGGCCGCAGCCGATC harbors:
- the ruvB gene encoding Holliday junction branch migration DNA helicase RuvB, whose protein sequence is MSDTEPRGVLATGQDNEDEAIEWSLRPTRLHEFVGQTATKEHLAIILEAAKGRGESPDHLLFAGSPGLGKTTLANIVASELGVGIKATSGPALVRAGDLAAILTNLQEGDVFFIDEIHRLARPVEEILYAAMEDFGLDLVVGKGPAARSIRLELPRFTLIGATTRTGLLTSPLRDRFGFIGRLDYYETPELLHIIKRSASLLELQIAHDAAVEIAGRSRGTPRIANRLLRRVRDYAQVRADGQIDVEVAKDALSLFEIDGVGLDKVDMAILTALIQRFRGKPVGLSTLAVAVGEEPNTLEEVYEPFLLRKGFIVRTPRGRQATAPAYEHMGYLESADRLL
- a CDS encoding DUF2905 domain-containing protein; this encodes METSGVGRILLIVGVIALVAGGIFLLLGKMGLGSMPGDMQWGKGNVRFYFPLGTSIVLSIILTVLLNLFLRR
- a CDS encoding methyltransferase domain-containing protein, producing MAMNGVTEQYTSGNLLERVFEGLRAVGKDPDNLTVGDLAPVDHFHTLGASATTGLADAAGLKEGDEVLDAGCGLGGPARTLAETYGCRVTGIDLTPEFCEAAAELNRRVGLDDKIVIQQANALALPFGDDTFDVVWTMHVSMNIEDKAELYDQFARVLKPAGKLAFFDLIAGEGDLHFPVPWANDPAINHLVDEDELRLLLSTAGFHAEMWEDLTAEGADFFRSQVPSPLGVQLLGTDMKPKLMNLARNLAEGRVRAIRSVCSYPG
- a CDS encoding polyphosphate kinase 2 family protein, encoding MTDWKITPGSTVSLSDLPTHTKEGAPGDKSVTEDALNDLVEKISSYQERLWAEQGQSLLVVLQAMDTAGKDGTIRAVFSGVNPQGVHVTSFKTPTSIELAHDFLWRIHQATPAKGEIGVFNRSHYEDVLVVRVKNLVPESVWRSRYELINHFEEQLVQSSTTVIKFFLHMSKEEQAKRLQARLDDPTKRWKFNSGDLVERALWDDYQRAYQEAIEKTSTEMAPWYVIPADRKWYRNWAVGKVIAETLEKMDPQYPEPEDVDPNLEIV
- the yajC gene encoding preprotein translocase subunit YajC; this encodes MDPGSLLMLVVVMIIFYFVLVRPQKKRATEHAALLSTLAPGDEVVTIGGAYGYVNRVEDDMVFLEVSEGIEIRFNKTAISRKVDSTIEPDEEVVEELETTVEAPEPDGNLPPSP
- a CDS encoding adenine phosphoribosyltransferase; amino-acid sequence: MSEQTQTPPDVEAWTDRIRSIPNFPQPGVDFKDITPLLADGPAFGEVVDAIAGLYADRVDKVCGIEARGFILAAPVAYRLGVGFVPIRKHGKLPYTAEAASYELEYSEAVIEIHCDALKAGERVLIVDDVLATGGTARAAADLVERLGGNVVGLVCLIELEFLNGRSKLDGLELQTFIRY